TTCTGATGGTATCCAGGTAACGGCCTTAGGAATGCTAAGAGGTTTACAGGATGTGAAATCCCTTCCATCTATACCTTTATTGCCTATTGGGTGATTACCATTCCATTGGGATATTTCTTCTGCGTAACGCTAGGAAAAGGAGCTTTCGGAATGTGGATTGCTCTTGGATTAGGATTAACGGTTTCTGCTGTTTTCCTGGTCAAACGATTTTTAAATATGTCTGCAAAAAGAATTAAGCAGAATACGTAATAATAAAAGGCTGTTTCTATAGAAGCAGCTTTTTTATTTTTAACGTGGTAAAGCTCGTTTCTATTGAATTTAACAAAAAGAAATCACCTACAATGCTGCCATTCATTCAGTAAGAATCTAAATATGCAAACAAAAAGATTGTTAAAACTAATAATGAATGGTAAAAGTTTATGAAAATTTTTAATTGATCAATTGCCATTTTCATGAGAACCCCAACAATAAGCATTTTATAATCTATCCAATCTGCTAAATCAGCATGAGGTTTTTAATACAACAATAATAGAAGAGGTTATTTCGTTTGAAATAACCTCTTCTATTTTATTTAATTCTTTTCCCTAAAATCTTCAGACTTCGTTCAATACCATCCAGAATAGCCACATCAGGAAGTGTCCCCCAATCTTCAAAACCAAAGTGTCTGAACAGTTTCAAACTTGGTTCATTATGAAGAAAAATAAGAGCAACCAGATTATTCACTCCAAATTTTCCTGCATTGTCAATACAATATTGGAGGATGGTTTTACCATAGCCTTTTCCTCGGGAGGTTTCATCCAGATAAATGCTCACTTCCACAGTTCCGCTATAAGCAGACCTTTCATGAAAAGAACTAAAACTCACCCATCCTACCATCTTTCCAGCCATATCTTCTACAGCCCAGAGTGGTCTTGTTTCAGAATTATGCTCATTGAACCATTTTACTTTGCTTTCCACTGTAACTTCTTCTATATCTGCCGTTACCATTCTGGAAGCGATAGTTGAGTTATAAATGGCTACAATTTTATTTAAATCGGCTAATTCTGCATTTCTGAATTTTATATTTTCCATTGATATTGGATTCAACTTTTACAATGCAAAAATAATAAATTTCAAAACACCCCCATTAAAATAGAATGAATTATTTTAATTTTAATAAAAATAACACAACCTCCCCCAGTATTAAAACAAAATAATTGTAAAATAATATTTTTATTAAAATACGCAAAGGCGCAATAAGATATTAAAATTGAATGTTTTTAAGGCGCAAGGATTTTATCTACGATAAAATTGAAGGCTGCATCTAATGCCACAAATGCACCAATAATTTATCAGCGTAGGAAACATAGAATATTATAGTGGAAAGATATTTTTTTCTGCTGAGAATCTTAGATTCTTTTGCGTCTTAAAGATATGCATAAATGATATAAAATCTTTGTGCCCTTGTATTTCTCCAAGGAATTCTATTTTAGATCTTTAAGAATTCTGTTTAAGCTTCTAACTGTGATTCCTAAGTAAGCAGCCATATCTTCTTTCGAAATCTGGATGTTCTGTTTCGACTGCATTTTCAGCAATTGTGTAAGGGTATGTTCTATGGTGTAAAGTTGTTGATATGAGGCTCTGCTTGAGGTATTGATAATACGATCTGCAAAAGAGCTCAGTAATAAATTATTAAGAATTAGGTCTTTTTGAACTAATTCATTAAAATAGGATAGGTTTACGGAATACACTACGACTTCTGTTAACGCTTCAATACCGCACAAACAAGGGATATTTTTAATCAATTCCACTTCTCCAAGAATCTCACCGCTTCCCAGAAATTCAACAATATATTCTTTTCCGTTTTCTTCTTCAAAGGAGCATTTTGTAATTCCTTCTTTAATCAACATAACCTTAGAAACAGATTGATCCTGAACTAATAAATGTTGACCTTTTGAAAATGATTGCAGTATTATATTCCCACCTGTTTGTTTATGATAAAGTTCTTCAAGGTGGCTTAAAAATGATTGATTCGTTCGTAACATACTTCTTCGGGACAATTGTCCTTTGCGGTTTTATTTTTTATCTGGAAATTTGAGGTAGAAATTTACAAAACAAAAATGAATAATCATATTACGACGATAGCCTTTGATGCTGATGATACTCTTTGGATCAATGAACCTTACTTTCAGGAAGCGGAAAAGGAATTTTGTGTTTTGCTTGAGGACTATCTTCCTCAGCATTCCGTATCTCAGGAACTCTTTAAAACAGAAATGAATAACCTGCATCTGTATGGATATGGAGTAAAAGGATTTATGCTTTGCATGATCGAAACAATTGGTAAAGTTTCAAACAATACAGCTTCTCTTCAACTCGTAAACAAAGCGATTGAGTTGGGTCAGGAACTTCTTCAGAAACCTATTGAACTTTTGGATGGAGTTACTGAAACTCTTGAAAGTTTAAAAGGGAAATACAGGCTCGTTGTGGCAACAAAGGGAGATCTGCTGGATCAGGAGCGCAAGTTGAAAAACTCGGGACTACAGGAATATTTCCATCACATTGAGATCATGAGTGATAAAAAGGAATACGATTATAAAAAATTGCTCAAACATCTTGACTGCCAACCTGCACATTTTCTCATGCTTGGAAATTCTATCAAGTCGGATATTTTGCCTGTATTGGAAATTGGTGGATCTGCAGCCCACATTCCTTATCATGTTACCTGGAGCCATGAGCAGCAAGACATCAATCTGGAACATGAAAATTTTATGGAATTGAAAAATATTAATGAGATCTTGAAATTTCTTTAATAATTAAGGTCTCAAGAATGCTAAGCTAGGCTTCACTTAGCATTTCAAAAATAAAAAGGCTGCCTCGAAGTGAGACAGCCTTTTCATACTATTTTTTCAAACATTTATCAAGGAACTGATCTTGCTCCCATAAAACGTGGAATATATTCTCTTTAGCCTGATATCCGTGTGATTCTTTTGGAAGAAGAACCATTCTTACCGGCGCGCCAAGGTTTTTCAATGCCTGGAAATATCTTTCCGTTTGCAATGTAAAAGTTCCCGGATTATTATCGGCATCACCATGAATAAGAAGCAATGGAGTCTTCATTTTATCAGCATGCATAAACGGAGACATTGTGTTATAGATCTCCGGAACATCCCAGTAGTTTCTCTGCTCACTCTGGAAGCCAAATGGAGTAAGTGTTCTGTTATAAGCTCCACTTCTTGCAATACCACAAGCAAAAAGATTAGAATGCGTCAATAAGTTAGCTGTCATAAATGCTCCATACGAATGCCCTCCAACTGCAACTTTCTTTTTATCAATATACCCTAACTGATCTACAGCATTAATCGCGGCATCAGCATCG
This is a stretch of genomic DNA from Chryseobacterium tructae. It encodes these proteins:
- a CDS encoding GNAT family N-acetyltransferase yields the protein MENIKFRNAELADLNKIVAIYNSTIASRMVTADIEEVTVESKVKWFNEHNSETRPLWAVEDMAGKMVGWVSFSSFHERSAYSGTVEVSIYLDETSRGKGYGKTILQYCIDNAGKFGVNNLVALIFLHNEPSLKLFRHFGFEDWGTLPDVAILDGIERSLKILGKRIK
- a CDS encoding Crp/Fnr family transcriptional regulator, yielding MLRTNQSFLSHLEELYHKQTGGNIILQSFSKGQHLLVQDQSVSKVMLIKEGITKCSFEEENGKEYIVEFLGSGEILGEVELIKNIPCLCGIEALTEVVVYSVNLSYFNELVQKDLILNNLLLSSFADRIINTSSRASYQQLYTIEHTLTQLLKMQSKQNIQISKEDMAAYLGITVRSLNRILKDLK
- a CDS encoding HAD family hydrolase; protein product: MNNHITTIAFDADDTLWINEPYFQEAEKEFCVLLEDYLPQHSVSQELFKTEMNNLHLYGYGVKGFMLCMIETIGKVSNNTASLQLVNKAIELGQELLQKPIELLDGVTETLESLKGKYRLVVATKGDLLDQERKLKNSGLQEYFHHIEIMSDKKEYDYKKLLKHLDCQPAHFLMLGNSIKSDILPVLEIGGSAAHIPYHVTWSHEQQDINLEHENFMELKNINEILKFL